The DNA region TGCCCGGTCAACCCGGAAACAGGCAAACCTCAACGGGTCAGCCAGGAAATCCGGGGACTTTTTTCAGTTGAGGAAGTATAGCCATCAATTTTTCCGGGGCAGACCTGCAACCAGGCCCATACTGAGCCGCAGGACATAAAGGACTCTCATCCAGAGGACTGACTAAACTCTCTGTTGTCAGACTTGCTCAGACATGACCTCCAGGATGGACTGGGCCACCAGGGCGGCCCGCTGGGGCAAGGTTTTTTTTATGATGAACTCCTGGTCGCTGTGGTCCAGATCTCCACAGGGACCCAGTCCGTCCAGGACCGGAGTCCCCGTGGCTGCAATAAAATTGGCGTCAGACACTCCCCCTCTGATCTCCCTGGCAATGGGGACCCCGACCTTTTGGGCTGCCCCCTCAACCAGCTGATAAAGCCTTTCCATGTTCCTGCTGGTCGGCATGGCCGGGCGGCTGGAAATGACTCTCATCTCTGTCCTGGTCCCGGGAACTCTTGTCTGCCCGGCTATCTTCCGGATCTCCTCCAGAATGGCATCATGATTTTTCTGATCAGCAAAGCGGGCGTCAACTCCAAGGACAGCCTCCCGGGCAATGGTGTTGGGTCCGATGCCCCCCTGGACCAGACCGACATTGACCAGGACATCCGGCGGGTGGTTCAGGGCTTCCAGGGCAATAGTCTTATGGGCCGCCTCAAGCACGGCGCTGGGCTTGTCAAGACCTGCCACTCCAGCATGTCCGGCCCTTCCAGTAACCTTGAGATCAAGACCGATCTTTCCCTTGCGACCAACAGCCACCTGCCCGTCAACTCCCCCTCCTTCAAGGACAAATGCAGCCCTGCTTTTCCTGGCCTGCTCCTCAATAAGCACCCTGGAAAAAGGAGAACCGATTTCTTCCTCTGAATTGCAGATAAAGGTTATTGGAATATCTTCCAGCAACCCCAGCCTGGACAGGGCTTTTAAAGCAAAAAAACCCACTACCAGGCCGCCTTTCATATCCATGACCCCCGGGCCATATATCTTTTCCCGGTCCTGGCGGAAAAAATTAAAATCAGTATCCTGGGGGAAAACTGTGTCCATATGGCCAACCAGGAGAATCGGCTTACAGGTGCGGGCTTCATTATTCCAGGCCAGGACCATATTGCCGCACTCCTGCATGGAAATAATCTCCACCTGGGGAAGTATCCCGGACAGGGCCCGGAAAACAGTCCGGGCCATCCTGTCCAGCCCAGTTTTATTCATGGTGCCGCTCTGGATCAGGACCAGCTCTTCCAGCAGTTCAAGCATCTCCCCTTTCAGGAAGCTGACCTGTTCAACAATCCTTTCCCCTGAACCCATCCTGGCCGCCTCTATTTATGCTTTCCCAAGGCAAAGGACTTATCAGAATATTCACCCGGATCAGCATCCGGATAGGCCACCTCTTCTCCGCTCCATGGCTTTGTCAGTGTCAGCTCATTTCCCTTTTTTCCGGAAACATTGGAGCGATGCAGAGGAATCTTGCCACCGGCTGTAGCGATATACCTTGGAATGGCATCCCCGGATATGTTGCCATACATGCTCTCCACAATATCCCTGCCCTTTTCCACAGGCACCCGCAGATGTGCGAACTGGGGATTCCGGTAACTGCAGTTGAACAGGTAATAAGGACGCACATAGGCCTCGTGGATGGTTTCACACAGCTTCCACATCTTGACCCTGGTATCATTGATTCCCTTTAACAGCACAGCCTGGTTCATAACCGCGCTGACTCTTTTGGATATCTGCTTGAAGGCGTCCCTGGAGACCGGAGTAATTTCCTGGGCTGTATTAATCTGAGTGACCACCCTGACCGGTTTTTTATCATTACTTTCCTCAAGAATATCCAGCAGCTCGGAATTGATCCTCTGGGGAGTGGTCACCGGAATCCTGGTGCCCAGCCGCTTCATGCGCACGTGGTCTATGGAGTCAAGCTCAACCAGCAGCTTCCTGAGCATGGTGTTGGGCAGCATAAAAGAGTCACCGCCAGTGATCAGCACATCCCGAATCCTTGAATCCTTTCTTATGTAATCCAGGGCCTCATCATAAGCCTCATTTGAATAAATACGGTCTTTTTTGCCGATATGGGCAATGCGCAGACAATGGGTGCAGTACATGGCGCACATGTTGGTGGCCTTGATGGTCACCACCCTGGGATAGAACTGGTCAATGAGCCGGGCCGGAGAATGATCTGCTGCCACAGGCGGAATTTCCACGCCTGTGTTGTCCACCATCTCCCCGGTGGGTACTGCCTGAAGAAGAACTGGATCTTCCAGGTTCCCGGGAATGATCAGGCCGGCATAATAAGGAGTAAGGCGCATCCGATAGTTCTTGGTCACCCGGCCCACCTCCTCCAGGGCACTGGCCGGAAGATTCAAGATCCCTCCCAGCATGTCCAGAGATTCAATGGCGAATTTCAACTGGCCTGAAAATGAATTCCAGTCATCCTCGGTCATGCCCAGGACCTGCCTGATTCTGGAATGATTCTCCCTGATTCTGTCCCAGAGCTGAATACCGCTGGGCGCTTCCAGGTCTTTCTGTTCCAGGTATCTGGCCACCCTTTCTCCAGCCTGCTCAACAATGGACAAGGCCTGATCCAGCCTGCCCCCTACACTTACCTGGTGCTCGTCAATATCTTGGTGTCTGACAGCCAGTTTTTCCAGGTCAGGCCGGGCAATGTCAAAGTCTGCAGGCGTTAGGCCGTGGGAATCCTTGACCTGTTTCAGCACCCTGAAAAGCTCAATAATATTTCCGGTCAAATTTTCTGCAGAGCTTTTATCAAAAAGGTCCCTGATCTTATCTGTCTCTTTTTCAGTCAACCTTCCCCTGGAACCGGTTTTTAAGTAAAGATTGTCCAGAAGCCTGTTGGTAAATTGGTCAATCATGTTTGATCCATCCATTGTTCTTATTCCATGCTGGTTATAGATTCTTCAAGCAACTGCTTGCCCATCTTGATTTCCCTGTCCAGGATCTCTCTCTTCCTGGATACGGCAACCACCCTGCCCAGAAATGTTCCTGGTTTGACCGGACAGCCATGCCCCACGTGCTCCATAATGATCATTTTATACTCAACTCCATTCCGCTTGACCTGGCGAAAGAGCTCCCGCTCGTCTTCATCTGCAGGCAGAAAGTATTTGGTCACAACCTCCCGGTCCACCTTGAAGTTGTATGTTCTCCAGTAGAGATCACTAATGGCCTCCTGGATCTCCATCTTATTTTCGGGCAGTCTGTTTTCTGTGACCGCAAAATATTCCAGTTCCATCAGAGTAGGAGCATCCTGGGGCAGCAGATTCTCCAGTGTGCAGCACATTTCCATGGTAGTCCCCTGCTTGCGGGCATTAACCTCCACAAAATAGATCCGACCGGAGTTGCTGACGATA from Desulfonatronovibrio hydrogenovorans DSM 9292 includes:
- a CDS encoding M20 family metallopeptidase, whose amino-acid sequence is MGSGERIVEQVSFLKGEMLELLEELVLIQSGTMNKTGLDRMARTVFRALSGILPQVEIISMQECGNMVLAWNNEARTCKPILLVGHMDTVFPQDTDFNFFRQDREKIYGPGVMDMKGGLVVGFFALKALSRLGLLEDIPITFICNSEEEIGSPFSRVLIEEQARKSRAAFVLEGGGVDGQVAVGRKGKIGLDLKVTGRAGHAGVAGLDKPSAVLEAAHKTIALEALNHPPDVLVNVGLVQGGIGPNTIAREAVLGVDARFADQKNHDAILEEIRKIAGQTRVPGTRTEMRVISSRPAMPTSRNMERLYQLVEGAAQKVGVPIAREIRGGVSDANFIAATGTPVLDGLGPCGDLDHSDQEFIIKKTLPQRAALVAQSILEVMSEQV
- a CDS encoding KamA family radical SAM protein; translation: MIDQFTNRLLDNLYLKTGSRGRLTEKETDKIRDLFDKSSAENLTGNIIELFRVLKQVKDSHGLTPADFDIARPDLEKLAVRHQDIDEHQVSVGGRLDQALSIVEQAGERVARYLEQKDLEAPSGIQLWDRIRENHSRIRQVLGMTEDDWNSFSGQLKFAIESLDMLGGILNLPASALEEVGRVTKNYRMRLTPYYAGLIIPGNLEDPVLLQAVPTGEMVDNTGVEIPPVAADHSPARLIDQFYPRVVTIKATNMCAMYCTHCLRIAHIGKKDRIYSNEAYDEALDYIRKDSRIRDVLITGGDSFMLPNTMLRKLLVELDSIDHVRMKRLGTRIPVTTPQRINSELLDILEESNDKKPVRVVTQINTAQEITPVSRDAFKQISKRVSAVMNQAVLLKGINDTRVKMWKLCETIHEAYVRPYYLFNCSYRNPQFAHLRVPVEKGRDIVESMYGNISGDAIPRYIATAGGKIPLHRSNVSGKKGNELTLTKPWSGEEVAYPDADPGEYSDKSFALGKHK